A stretch of Brassica rapa cultivar Chiifu-401-42 chromosome A08, CAAS_Brap_v3.01, whole genome shotgun sequence DNA encodes these proteins:
- the LOC103836122 gene encoding cytochrome P450 71B2 isoform X2 — MLQPTKDGRDRKTLLRFQRHHVQSFRYIREDEVGFVVKKVSEASLTQSPVDLSKTFFTLTASIICRVALGQNFHESDFFIDQEKIEELVTEATVALGDFTFSDFFPGVFGRFLDLLFQRHKRISKVFEELDAFYQHVIDDHLKPEGRKNQDIVSMMLDMIDEQGDDDSFKLNMDNVKAILMDVFLAGIDTSAVTMIWAMAELVKNPRVMKKAQENIRTTLGLNRERITEDDIGKVDYLKLIVKEIFRLHPALPFIIPRETMSHVKIQGYDIPPKTQIQINVWTIGRDPERWTDPEEFNPERFTDSSVDFRGQHYELLPFGSGRRMCPAMPMGVANVELALMNLLYFFDWGLPDGMKVGELDMEEAGNISIVKKIPLQLVPLRRY, encoded by the exons ATGTTGCAGCCGACCAAAGACGGTAGGGACCGGAAAACTCTCTTACGGTTTCAAAGACATCAC GTTCAATCATTTAGGTATATAAGAGAGGACGAGGTTGGTTTTGTGGTGAAGAAAGTGTCTGAAGCATCTTTGACACAATCTCCTGTAGATTTAAGCAAGACCTTCTTCACCCTTACCGCAAGTATCATTTGTAGAGTGGCTTTAGGACAGAACTTCCACGAGAGCGACTTCTTTATCGATCAAGAAAAGATCGAGGAGCTTGTTACCGAAGCAACAGTAGCTCTAGGGGATTTCACTTTCTCTGACTTCTTCCCTGGTGTATTTGGGAGATTCTTAGACTTGTTGTTTCAACGACACAAGAGGATCAGCAAAGTGTTTGAGGAGCTTGATGCTTTTTATCAACATGTAATTGATGATCACTTGAAGCCAGAAGGAAGGAAAAATCAGGATATTGTTTCCATGATGTTGGATATGATCGATGAACAGGGAGATGATGATTCTTTCAAACTCAATATGGATAATGTCAAGGCAATCCTCATG GATGTATTTCTCGCGGGGATCGATACAAGCGCTGTAACAATGATTTGGGCGATGGCAGAACTCGTTAAAAACCCTAGAGTAATGAAGAAAGCTCAAGAAAATATTCGAACCACCCTTGGACTGAACAGGGAAAGAATCACTGAAGATGATATAGGCAAAGTTGATTACTTGAAGCTCATAGTCAAGGAAATATTCAGGTTACATCCAGCACTTCCATTTATAATTCCAAGAGAAACAATGTCTCACGTCAAGATCCAAGGCTACGATATTCCTCCGAAAACGCAAATTCAAATTAACGTATGGACCATAGGACGCGACCCCGAGCGTTGGACCGACCCTGAAGAGTTCAACCCTGAACGGTTTACTGATAGTTCTGTAGATTTCAGAGGACAACATTATGAACTTTTACCGTTTGGTTCTGGTCGAAGGATGTGTCCTGCGATGCCAATGGGGGTTGCTAACGTGGAGCTAGCATTGATGAATTTGCTTTACTTTTTCGATTGGGGATTGCCTGATGGGATGAAAGTTGGAgaacttgatatggaagaagctGGTAATATCTCCATTGTCAAGAAAATACCTCTTCAACTTGTGCCCCTTCGGCGTTACTGA
- the LOC103836123 gene encoding cytochrome P450 71B2 isoform X1 — protein MAVLLYFLLVSLLALVSSIFLTNLKNSKLNLPPSPSSLPIIGNLHHFAGCPSRYFHSLSIKYGPVMLLRLGFLRVVVISSSEAAEEVLKTHDMECCSRPNTLVSGKLSYGFKDVNFAPYGEYWREMRKLVVIELFSLKKVQSFRYIREEESYLMVKKVSESALKRSPVDLNKTFFSLTASIICRVALGLNFHESGFVIDQEKIEDLVTEVGEVLGTFTFSDYFPGALGSFVDWLFQRHKKINKVVEELDAFYQHVIDEHLKAEGRKNLDIVSLMLDMIDKQGSEDYFKLDMDNVKAIIMDVFLAGIDTGATTMIWAMTELVRNPNVMKKAQENIRATLGHKRERITEEDLGKVDYMTFIIKETFRLHPPVPFLLPRETMSHVKIQGYDIPPKTQIKVNVWTIGRDPKRWTDPEDFIPERFADSSVDFRGQHFELLPFGSGRRICPAMAMGTATVELGLMNLLYFFDWGLPDGMNIEEFDMEEADNPTYVKKLPLQLVPFQRH, from the exons ATGGCTGTCTTGCTCTATTTCCTCTTAGTTTCTCTTCTTGCTCTTGTTTCATCAATCTTTCTTACAAACCTTAAAAACTCAAAACTCAATCTTCCTCCTAGCCCTTCATCTCTTCCAATCATCGGAAACTTACACCATTTCGCAGGATGTCCCAGCAGATATTTTCACAGCCTCTCCATCAAATACGGACCAGTGATGCTTCTCCGTCTAGGGTTTCTTCGAGTGGTTGTGATCTCATCGAGTGAAGCAGCTGAAGAAGTGCTCAAAACCCATGACATGGAATGTTGCAGCCGACCAAACACCCTCGTCTCCGGAAAACTCTCTTACGGTTTCAAAGACGTCAACTTCGCGCCGTACGGTGAGTACTGGCGCGAGATGCGGAAGCTGGTGGTCATCGAGCTTTTCAGTCTTAAGAAGGTTCAGTCTTTTAGGTatataagagaagaagagagttacttgatggtgaagaaaGTATCCGAATCGGCTTTGAAACGATCTCCTGTGGATCTAAACAAAACTTTCTTCTCTCTCACGGCAAGCATCATCTGTAGAGTGGCCTTAGGACTGAACTTCCACGAGAGCGGCTTCGTTATCGACCAAGAAAAGATCGAAGACCTTGTTACCGAAGTAGGGGAAGTTCTAGGGACGTTCACTTTCTCTGACTACTTCCCTGGTGCACTTGGAAGCTTCGTGGACTGGTTGTTTCAACGGCACAAGAAGATCAACAAAGTCGTTGAAGAGCTTGATGCTTTTTACCAACACGTGATTGATGAACACTTGAAGGCAGAAGGAAGGAAAAATCTGGATATTGTTTCCTTGATGTTGGATATGATTGATAAACAAGGAAGTGAAGACTATTTCAAACTCGATATGGATAACGTCAAGGCAATCATCATG GATGTATTTCTCGCGGGGATAGATACAGGCGCCACAACTATGATATGGGCGATGACCGAGCTCGTTAGAAACCCTAACGTgatgaagaaggctcaagaaAATATCCGAGCCACCCTAGGGCACAAAAGGGAGAGAATCACTGAAGAAGACCTAGGAAAAGTTGATTACATGACGTTTATAATCAAGGAAACATTCAGGTTACACCCACCGGTTCCATTTTTGCTCCCAAGGGAAACAATGTCCCACGTCAAGATTCAAGGCTATGACATTCCTCCTAAAACGCAGATCAAAGTTAATGTATGGACAATCGGACGTGACCCGAAGCGTTGGACCGACCCTGAAGATTTTATTCCTGAACGGTTTGCGGATAGTTCTGTAGATTTTAGAGGACAACATTTTGAGTTGTTACCATTTGGTTCCGGTAGGAGGATATGTCCTGCCATGGCAATGGGGACTGCTACCGTGGAGCTAGGGTTGATGAACTTGCTTTACTTTTTCGATTGGGGATTGCCTGATGGTATGAACATTGAAGAGTTTGATATGGAAGAAGCTGACAATCCCACGTATGTCAAGAAACTACCTCTTCAACTTGTGCCCTTTCAACGCCATTAG
- the LOC103836122 gene encoding cytochrome P450 71B2 isoform X1: MEILPCFFLALFLTLVSSIFLKKTKNSKFNLPPSPSSFPIIGNLHHLAGLPHRCFHNLSIKYGPVVLLRLGSVPVVVISSSEAAEAVLKTHDLECCSRPKTVGTGKLSYGFKDITFSQYGAYWREMRKLAVIELFSLKKVQSFRYIREDEVGFVVKKVSEASLTQSPVDLSKTFFTLTASIICRVALGQNFHESDFFIDQEKIEELVTEATVALGDFTFSDFFPGVFGRFLDLLFQRHKRISKVFEELDAFYQHVIDDHLKPEGRKNQDIVSMMLDMIDEQGDDDSFKLNMDNVKAILMDVFLAGIDTSAVTMIWAMAELVKNPRVMKKAQENIRTTLGLNRERITEDDIGKVDYLKLIVKEIFRLHPALPFIIPRETMSHVKIQGYDIPPKTQIQINVWTIGRDPERWTDPEEFNPERFTDSSVDFRGQHYELLPFGSGRRMCPAMPMGVANVELALMNLLYFFDWGLPDGMKVGELDMEEAGNISIVKKIPLQLVPLRRY; this comes from the exons ATGGAGATCTTGCCCTGTTTCTTCTTGGCTTTGTTTCTTACTCTTGTATCATCAATCTTTCTTAAAAAGACTAAAAACTCAAAGTTCAATCTTCCACCTAGCCCTTCAAGTTTTCCGATCATTGGGAACTTACACCATCTTGCAGGACTGCCCCACAGATGTTTTCATAACCTCTCCATCAAATACGGACCTGTTGTACTTCTTCGACTGGGGTCTGTTCCAGTGGTTGTGATCTCATCGAGTGAAGCAGCTGAAGCAGTTCTCAAAACTCATGACTTGGAATGTTGCAGCCGACCAAAGACGGTAGGGACCGGAAAACTCTCTTACGGTTTCAAAGACATCACGTTCTCGCAGTACGGTGCGTATTGGCGGGAGATGCGAAAACTGGCGGTGATCGAGCTTTTTAGCCTTAAGAAGGTTCAATCATTTAGGTATATAAGAGAGGACGAGGTTGGTTTTGTGGTGAAGAAAGTGTCTGAAGCATCTTTGACACAATCTCCTGTAGATTTAAGCAAGACCTTCTTCACCCTTACCGCAAGTATCATTTGTAGAGTGGCTTTAGGACAGAACTTCCACGAGAGCGACTTCTTTATCGATCAAGAAAAGATCGAGGAGCTTGTTACCGAAGCAACAGTAGCTCTAGGGGATTTCACTTTCTCTGACTTCTTCCCTGGTGTATTTGGGAGATTCTTAGACTTGTTGTTTCAACGACACAAGAGGATCAGCAAAGTGTTTGAGGAGCTTGATGCTTTTTATCAACATGTAATTGATGATCACTTGAAGCCAGAAGGAAGGAAAAATCAGGATATTGTTTCCATGATGTTGGATATGATCGATGAACAGGGAGATGATGATTCTTTCAAACTCAATATGGATAATGTCAAGGCAATCCTCATG GATGTATTTCTCGCGGGGATCGATACAAGCGCTGTAACAATGATTTGGGCGATGGCAGAACTCGTTAAAAACCCTAGAGTAATGAAGAAAGCTCAAGAAAATATTCGAACCACCCTTGGACTGAACAGGGAAAGAATCACTGAAGATGATATAGGCAAAGTTGATTACTTGAAGCTCATAGTCAAGGAAATATTCAGGTTACATCCAGCACTTCCATTTATAATTCCAAGAGAAACAATGTCTCACGTCAAGATCCAAGGCTACGATATTCCTCCGAAAACGCAAATTCAAATTAACGTATGGACCATAGGACGCGACCCCGAGCGTTGGACCGACCCTGAAGAGTTCAACCCTGAACGGTTTACTGATAGTTCTGTAGATTTCAGAGGACAACATTATGAACTTTTACCGTTTGGTTCTGGTCGAAGGATGTGTCCTGCGATGCCAATGGGGGTTGCTAACGTGGAGCTAGCATTGATGAATTTGCTTTACTTTTTCGATTGGGGATTGCCTGATGGGATGAAAGTTGGAgaacttgatatggaagaagctGGTAATATCTCCATTGTCAAGAAAATACCTCTTCAACTTGTGCCCCTTCGGCGTTACTGA
- the LOC103836123 gene encoding cytochrome P450 71B2 isoform X2, with the protein MLQPTKHPRLRKTLLRFQRRQLRAVRYIREEESYLMVKKVSESALKRSPVDLNKTFFSLTASIICRVALGLNFHESGFVIDQEKIEDLVTEVGEVLGTFTFSDYFPGALGSFVDWLFQRHKKINKVVEELDAFYQHVIDEHLKAEGRKNLDIVSLMLDMIDKQGSEDYFKLDMDNVKAIIMDVFLAGIDTGATTMIWAMTELVRNPNVMKKAQENIRATLGHKRERITEEDLGKVDYMTFIIKETFRLHPPVPFLLPRETMSHVKIQGYDIPPKTQIKVNVWTIGRDPKRWTDPEDFIPERFADSSVDFRGQHFELLPFGSGRRICPAMAMGTATVELGLMNLLYFFDWGLPDGMNIEEFDMEEADNPTYVKKLPLQLVPFQRH; encoded by the exons ATGTTGCAGCCGACCAAACACCCTCGTCTCCGGAAAACTCTCTTACGGTTTCAAAGACGTCAACTTCGCGCCGTACG GTatataagagaagaagagagttacttgatggtgaagaaaGTATCCGAATCGGCTTTGAAACGATCTCCTGTGGATCTAAACAAAACTTTCTTCTCTCTCACGGCAAGCATCATCTGTAGAGTGGCCTTAGGACTGAACTTCCACGAGAGCGGCTTCGTTATCGACCAAGAAAAGATCGAAGACCTTGTTACCGAAGTAGGGGAAGTTCTAGGGACGTTCACTTTCTCTGACTACTTCCCTGGTGCACTTGGAAGCTTCGTGGACTGGTTGTTTCAACGGCACAAGAAGATCAACAAAGTCGTTGAAGAGCTTGATGCTTTTTACCAACACGTGATTGATGAACACTTGAAGGCAGAAGGAAGGAAAAATCTGGATATTGTTTCCTTGATGTTGGATATGATTGATAAACAAGGAAGTGAAGACTATTTCAAACTCGATATGGATAACGTCAAGGCAATCATCATG GATGTATTTCTCGCGGGGATAGATACAGGCGCCACAACTATGATATGGGCGATGACCGAGCTCGTTAGAAACCCTAACGTgatgaagaaggctcaagaaAATATCCGAGCCACCCTAGGGCACAAAAGGGAGAGAATCACTGAAGAAGACCTAGGAAAAGTTGATTACATGACGTTTATAATCAAGGAAACATTCAGGTTACACCCACCGGTTCCATTTTTGCTCCCAAGGGAAACAATGTCCCACGTCAAGATTCAAGGCTATGACATTCCTCCTAAAACGCAGATCAAAGTTAATGTATGGACAATCGGACGTGACCCGAAGCGTTGGACCGACCCTGAAGATTTTATTCCTGAACGGTTTGCGGATAGTTCTGTAGATTTTAGAGGACAACATTTTGAGTTGTTACCATTTGGTTCCGGTAGGAGGATATGTCCTGCCATGGCAATGGGGACTGCTACCGTGGAGCTAGGGTTGATGAACTTGCTTTACTTTTTCGATTGGGGATTGCCTGATGGTATGAACATTGAAGAGTTTGATATGGAAGAAGCTGACAATCCCACGTATGTCAAGAAACTACCTCTTCAACTTGTGCCCTTTCAACGCCATTAG